TCACGGCTCAGTCCGATCGGCTCGATCGCGCCGTACGAGTTTCCGACGAGTACGTCGCGGCTATCGCGACCGACCGCGAGATCCTCACCGGGTTCGTGCGCGAGCTCGGCATCATCTCCGCGAAGCTCGGTCAGGCCAAGACCGAGGTCATCCGCGCCTTCCAGCTGCTTCGCAGGCTCACCGAAGTCACCCACCGGCCGATCATGGCGTACGGGGATTCGCTCGAACCCGCCATCACCGACCTCGAGCAACTGCTGGCCAAGGTCGCCGACGCACCCGATCGGCTCGACACGGTCATTGCCGCGATCAACGACTTCATCGTCAAGATCGCCGCGTTGACCGGAACGGGCGAACCAGCCGGAGCATCCGAACCCGATCTCTGTGTGCCGCGCGCGGGAAAGGACTGCTGATATGAGGGTCGGGAAACGTCTCTGGTATCCGCTGATCGGGATCGCCGTGCTCGCCGTGCTCGCCGGACTCGGGTCCTCCGCGGTCACACCCCTCGACCGGACAAGTTTCGGCAGGACCGTGTGCGCGGAGTTCACCGATACCGACGGTCTCTACCGGGGCAACGACGTCACCGTGCTCGGCGTCCGTGCCGGGATCGTCGACCACATCGAACCCCTCGCCGACCGCATGCGGGTGACGATGCGCCTCGACCGGGACGTGACACTGCCTGCCGATACCAGCGCGGTCACCATGTCGGGGTCGATCGTCACCGACCGCAGGGTCGAACTCATCCGATCCCACACCGACGGTCCGGAACTGGCTGCGGACACCTGTATTCCACTGTCGCGCACCAAAACTCCGCTCGGTGTCAGCGAATCCTTCGACGCCCTCGGACGATTGACCGCCGACATTACCGGCGGCGTACCCGGTGACACCCGGGCAGGCGACACCCTCGCTGGCCTCGACCGCGCCCTGCGCGACACCGGAACGACCACCAACGACCTGCTTGCGCACCTGTCGCGGCTGGTCGGCGACCCGAGGGACCGGGACGCCACCATGCGGCGGCTGATCGACAACCTCGACCTGCTCACCACCATGTTCGTCGCGAACTGGCCCGATATGCAGCTACTGCTGGACCACCTCTACGACGGATTGGAAGTGGTCGAGGGACTTTCGGCGAACTTCGCACCCATGGTCGACCTGTCCAACCAGATGCTTCCGGTACTGGCACGCAACGTCGACAAGTACGGCGATCGGGTGTACACGGCGCTGGACTCCGCCGTTCCCGCGGTGCATGCCGCGCTGCACAACGCGGGCGGCATCCGAGATCTGCTGTCGCATCTGCCGCCCGCCGTAGATGCCCTCTTGCGCATTCTGTTACCGAACGCGCCCACCGCCGCGGTGATGGGTTGCCCGGCGACCGCTGATACCCCGCTGCCGAGCACAGTGTGCCTGCACGCAGATGGAACCCGGCACGCAGATGGAACGGAGCCGCGATGAGATGGCGTCCCCTCTGTGCCGTCGGCGCGGTCGCTCTGATCGCGGGATGCGGTGTCGACCCGGCCGACCTGCCGGTTCCGGGAGCCGGTGTCTCGGGCGCGAGTTACGAGATCAGGATCGAGTTCGCCAGCGTGCTGAGTCTGCCCGCGAAGGCGAAGGTCATGGCGGACGGCGCCGAGGTCGGCGTCGTGGACCGGGTCGATCTGGCCGACCGGGTCGCCGTCGCGACTGTCGATCTGACATCGACAGTGCGGCTGCCGAAGTCGACCACCGCCGAGATTCGGCAGACTACCCTGCTCGGCGAGTCCTACATAGCGCTTCGGCCGCCGGTCGGCGGCGCAGGTCCGCACCTGACATCGGGCGACGTCATACCGCTGGCGCAGACCCGACCCCCGGACAGCGTCGAGAACCTGTTGCGGGGCATGTCGAACGTACTGGCCAACGGCCGCTTCGACGACCTGGCCGCCGCTATCAGCCGAGTCAACGCCGCGTTCCCCGACGACCGCGAGTACCAGCGTCTGGCAGCGGAGATCCGTGCGGACGTCCACGACCTGTCCACCGGCACAGCGGATCTCGACCGCATCCTCGACGCGGCCGCCGGTATCACCGACGACCTGGCGGTCAAGAAATCCGCCGTCGACCGCGCTCTCGTCCTCGGGCCCGCCCGCGCTGCCGGTCTCAGCGATGTCCTCTTCGGGATCGTCGACCTCGCGGTGGCACTCGGCCATCTCCTGCAGCCCGCCGGTGATCTGGTGTGGCCGATCTACGGCGACACTCTCGATATCTACCGTGCCATGCGCCCGCTGCTGTTGACCGTCGCCGACGCGGACACCACCATCCCGATGAACGTCGACAAGTTCACTCGTCTACTGCGCGACACCCTGATCCCGTATTTCAGTGCGCCACCGAATATCCGGATCCACGGCGTCGCGACGCCGGCGTCCGCCGAACAGCAGGCCGACGCACTGGTTACCGTGCTCCGATCGATCGGAATGGTGCCATGAGCCCGCGCACAACCGCTTCCCTGACCGGTCTCCTGGCCACCACTCTCGCCGGTGCCCTGTATCTCGCCGCCGGCGTCCTCGACATCAATCCGGCGCGAGACACCACAACCATCACGGTGCGGATGCCGACCTCGGGTGGGCTGATGAATACCTCCTCCGTGGATTTGCGCGGCATGGCGATCGGCCGCGTCCGCGACATCACCACCACCAAGGACGGCGTGACCGTCGCCGTCGAATTCGATGCGAAATATCGGATTCCGGTCACCAGTCCGGTCCGGGTCGCGAATCTGTCCGCCGCGGGCGAGCAGTACCTGGAATTCCGTCCGCGCACCGCGGACGGTCCCTACCTAACCGACGGCGCCGTGATACCGGCGGGTCAGGTCGAGATCCCGATCACCGCCGGCGAGATGATGGCACGCCTGGACACTCTGCTCGCCCAAGTGGACCCCGCCGTCGTCGACAGCCTGCTGACGACCCTCGACGATGCCACCGCAGGACGTCACACCGACATCGCCGACCTCGCGCAGTCCGCCACCCTGTTGGCGAACACCTTGCGGGACAAACAGGATCAGATCCACCGGCTCTGGCTCAATCTGCAGACCCTCGCCGACAACTTCGACGGCCACGGCAGCACCTTCACCGCCGTCGCCCCGGTGATCGATCGCGCCGATCCCGAAGTGGTGCACCTGATCCGCGCCTTTCAGGACTACTCCCACGTCGGTGCGAACGTCTGGGACGACACGCTCACACCGATGATGCACAAGATCGACGAATACGTCGCACAGCTGGCTCCGGAACTGGCGTTGATCGCCGGCATCGTCCGGCCCGCCACCGCTCGGCTGCGGCCACTGCGCCTCGACGCAGGCTCGATCGTCGACATCCTGTCCACCATGTTCCCCGAGGGCGGACCCGCCAGGGTGACTGTCATCCCACCGAAGTAATCGAGGTAGAAATGACCGACGAAGCGGCAACGACAACAGACGAGGAATCCTCCGCAGCGGCACGCACCGAACAGGCGAATCATCGGGTTTCCTCGGTGGTTCCGCGAGCACTGGTCGCTGCGGTGGTCGCCCTCACCGCGCTCGCCGGTTTTCTCGGGTGGCGCTGGTACACCACCGAACAGGACCTCGACGCCCTGCGGCGCGACACCGCCGATCGCGACAAAGCCGCAGCGGTCGCCGCGGACTACGCGAAACGGTCGCTGACCTACGACTTCCGCAACCTCGACGCCTTCTTCGACAGCGTGCGGCACGGAACCACCGACCGCCTGTCCAACCGCTACGACACCGTCCACGACACCTTGAGCAAAATCATGACCGAGGCCCAGGTCGTCGCACATGGCGACGTGGTCGGCACTGCTGTCGGCACGGTCGACGGCGACGACTACACCGTCACCGTCTTCGCCACGCAGCAGACGCAGAACGTGCAGCACCCCGAACCGGTCAGCGCCGCCGCCCTGCTGACCGTGAACGTGCATCGCGACGGCGGCAACTGGGTTGTCGCAGACTACCGCTCGCAATGAGAACAGGCAGTGCGATGAGCCGTGGCCGCAGCGGCGAAGCCATGGCGATCGGGCCGTGGATCAGCTTCCGCGGTGGGGAGAGGATCTGGCCGCTCTGACCCACGGCCAGGTCATCAGTGCCCACACGGCTAGCAAGAGGATGGCCACCGTGCCCAGATACCAGGGCCAAGGGCCGAGCGCATCGAGCAGTGACGGAGTTTCGGGTTTCGCGTTGACGAACCCGTAGTTGGTGTCGGCGAGGGTGTTGAATGCGAAGGTCACCACTGCCCAGGCTACGGTGGCCACTACGGCAGTCCGATAGCTGCGCCAGTCCGGGCGCATGCCGATGCCCCACGTGAGGTAGATCGCGGCCCAGACCACGATCAGGTGAATCGCCCAGAAGGCCAAGAACTCGTGGTCTGGAAAGTCTGGACTCTGCAAGACCGGTGAAACGAGCGCTTGGGTGCTCAAGGTGAGACACCAGTAGTAGGTCAGTGCATACGCCCAGCGCCGGTGCGACCACAGCGCATACGCGGCGACCAGGCTCGCGAGATCGGTCAGACGCAGGGGAACCGAGCGACCGATAGTCGGTGGGATCAGGGCGGACGCGTAGATCGTCGAGTACAGCACAAGGGTCGCTGATCCGAAGGATCGGCTGAAACAGCGTGCGGCAGAAGCACTCCGGTGCTTGCGACCGATCCGGACGACGAGCACCGCTCCCGCCGCGAAGACAGCAAGGGCTATCCAGTGCGATAGCCCGTATGCGGAGAACTCCTGGTGCGCCGAGGGCATGTCCACATTGACCGACACATCATTCACAGACCAAGAAGCGGCCGGAAAGGCTGGGCGGTTCATCCGGCGAACGTTCGGGCGATGCTTGCCGGCCTTCGC
The DNA window shown above is from Nocardia sp. NBC_01730 and carries:
- a CDS encoding MlaD family protein; translation: MRWRPLCAVGAVALIAGCGVDPADLPVPGAGVSGASYEIRIEFASVLSLPAKAKVMADGAEVGVVDRVDLADRVAVATVDLTSTVRLPKSTTAEIRQTTLLGESYIALRPPVGGAGPHLTSGDVIPLAQTRPPDSVENLLRGMSNVLANGRFDDLAAAISRVNAAFPDDREYQRLAAEIRADVHDLSTGTADLDRILDAAAGITDDLAVKKSAVDRALVLGPARAAGLSDVLFGIVDLAVALGHLLQPAGDLVWPIYGDTLDIYRAMRPLLLTVADADTTIPMNVDKFTRLLRDTLIPYFSAPPNIRIHGVATPASAEQQADALVTVLRSIGMVP
- a CDS encoding MlaD family protein; translated protein: MRVGKRLWYPLIGIAVLAVLAGLGSSAVTPLDRTSFGRTVCAEFTDTDGLYRGNDVTVLGVRAGIVDHIEPLADRMRVTMRLDRDVTLPADTSAVTMSGSIVTDRRVELIRSHTDGPELAADTCIPLSRTKTPLGVSESFDALGRLTADITGGVPGDTRAGDTLAGLDRALRDTGTTTNDLLAHLSRLVGDPRDRDATMRRLIDNLDLLTTMFVANWPDMQLLLDHLYDGLEVVEGLSANFAPMVDLSNQMLPVLARNVDKYGDRVYTALDSAVPAVHAALHNAGGIRDLLSHLPPAVDALLRILLPNAPTAAVMGCPATADTPLPSTVCLHADGTRHADGTEPR
- a CDS encoding MlaD family protein, with the translated sequence MSPRTTASLTGLLATTLAGALYLAAGVLDINPARDTTTITVRMPTSGGLMNTSSVDLRGMAIGRVRDITTTKDGVTVAVEFDAKYRIPVTSPVRVANLSAAGEQYLEFRPRTADGPYLTDGAVIPAGQVEIPITAGEMMARLDTLLAQVDPAVVDSLLTTLDDATAGRHTDIADLAQSATLLANTLRDKQDQIHRLWLNLQTLADNFDGHGSTFTAVAPVIDRADPEVVHLIRAFQDYSHVGANVWDDTLTPMMHKIDEYVAQLAPELALIAGIVRPATARLRPLRLDAGSIVDILSTMFPEGGPARVTVIPPK
- a CDS encoding YwaF family protein is translated as MPSAHQEFSAYGLSHWIALAVFAAGAVLVVRIGRKHRSASAARCFSRSFGSATLVLYSTIYASALIPPTIGRSVPLRLTDLASLVAAYALWSHRRWAYALTYYWCLTLSTQALVSPVLQSPDFPDHEFLAFWAIHLIVVWAAIYLTWGIGMRPDWRSYRTAVVATVAWAVVTFAFNTLADTNYGFVNAKPETPSLLDALGPWPWYLGTVAILLLAVWALMTWPWVRAARSSPHRGS